In Chaetodon auriga isolate fChaAug3 chromosome 22, fChaAug3.hap1, whole genome shotgun sequence, the genomic window GGAGGGATTGCTCTGGAATTAGTGTGAGTAAAAAAAGCTGAAGCGCATTGAgcctataaaaaaaaaaaaaccctttgtCTAACATTACAGACTCAGACTTTGGTCACTATGTCCactcattcagtgttttccaacATGTTCTGCATAGGTTTGAGGTGGAGGGCTGTGAGGTGATCTGGGCCGTGAAGGACAAGGCCATCGGAAACACGTTCTTCGATGCTGGGGCGGCACAGTTCCTCATCCCATCGTTGGAGGCTGACAAACCAGAGAGAGCTGCTGCCTGTAAGAGACCTCGCTACACCACAGAGGAACCAGCACCTGGAGCAGCCCAGACCTTCACAGCAGGTCCTCATCATGGTTTATTCAAAGGTTTTCCCTTGTGCAGACTCTGTGCCAAGAGCatattcttgtttttctgttataCAAACgatttctgtatgtgtgtgaattttCAGATCGACATGCACGAGGGAGTGGTTCTGGTCCTACAGAGGCTGGCAGTGCCCTCGGTCCAGACTGGCATGAAGGAATCGTTCtaagaggagcagagcaggtgaGATAGCGTGTGCAGCTTTGTTACAGGTTGTGGAGGGTGATGGGCCTCTGCAGATAAATCTGTATGCATCTTGACCCTCTGTTATGTCATACCTTCCACCTCTTCTTCTGGGTCTCTTCTCCCCGTTAGGTGTCCCGCAGAGTTTCAGTGGAATACCAGTGTGAGGTAGAAAAGATCTTCACCTCCGAGGAGCTGCTCAATTCCCCACAGCAAACACTCGGACCTGAGAATGGTGAGAACTAGATTTGATCTTGGATTTGAACTCCTTTCCTCGCTCcccctttttctccccctccagCCTTTCATTCCTCaagcttctctctttctcttgtctcAGGGGGATCCTGGCCACTTTACATCCAGCTCACCAATGGCAAAACATTTGGCTGTGATTTTATAGTCAGTGCCACCGGTGTCGTGCCCAACACTGAGCCATTTCTCCCCGGCAACAAGGTGACTAAAGGAGCAGAAAGCTCTCTTGTGCTCCCAAGTCCTTTCATTGGGCCAGCACTGCAAGTCTGCATCTTCTTGTGTCTGTTCACAAAGTTCAGTGTTATGTAATCTGTTAATATGAGCTCTAGCTACCATTTTCTCAGTGCCTAATCAGCAAGATTTGTCCATATCTGTGGGTAACCTTCAAAATATCCTCCTGCCAGACAGAAGCCTTTGTGGGCTCCTAAAGTGGGACAGTGCACTATTCATAAACAgtggagcagaagcagaaaatcaTGCAAAGCTCTCAGCAGTTTGATGTGAAAGCCTCTAGATGTCACTAAAGGACAGATGAGCTTTTCTCACTTTGCTTTTAACTCTGAATTCCCCACTTGGAGCCGCCTCATTGTGTCATATTTTGGCTCTTAATTatgataacttttttttttttgttggttttatgTATTTAGTTCGCGCTGGCTGATGATGGTGGCCTGCAGGTAGATGACCACATGAGGACTTCAGAGCCAGATGTGTATGCCGCAGGAGACGTGTGCACTGCATGCTGGGAACACAGcccactgtggcagcaggtaaaCTGACTGACCAGCCTTTGCATTGACCTGTGCAGAATGCCATTTTTCCCTCAGACGTTGCATCTTTAGAAAGTACAGTGTGTAGGACAACATAGAAGGATAATGGCTGATTAATTGCCTATAGGATAATTGATGTCAATTTCCACGTCTGAAGACCTATTGGATTAAAGTTCGAAGAGTCCATGCCTCTTTATCTCTCACATACTGCCAATTACACTTCATTAAATTGAATTAAAGTATAACAGCTCTGTAAATGTAATAATTAAAAGCATCCGAACTGATTCTGTCATCAATCATTAAACACATGCACTGTGAAGCTTTTAGTGAAGCCTAAAGAAAAATTGATAAGCTTGATATCAGTGAATGATTCTGTTTTTGAATTCACACACAGTACTTGAATTTACAGCAGGATAACATTAAAAATGGGTgtggaaacacatgaaaatatatAGTAGTATAACTTATTTAGTAATGTAAAGAAATGTGCGTTCACCTGTCTTGTTTCAgttgctgtgaatgtgtgtgtttgtgtgatgtgcaGATGCGTTTGTGGACGCAGGCCCGTCAGATGGGCTGGCACGCCGGCCGCTGCATTGCGGCACACGTCCTGTCAGAACCAATAGAACTGGACTTCTGCTTCGAACTCTTCTCACACGTTACCAAATTCTTCAACTACAAGGTGAGTGACATTTTACTACAGGGGAGTGATTTAAAGAACAACCAATATGTTAATCATCTACTGTGAAAATTCTAGCCAGTGCTTCAAGACTCTTGAAGGTCATTTCAAAGAGCtattctgtgagtgtgtgagtgtcctCTCTACCTCCAGGCCCATTCGCACTGTGCATTTAAacaacttcctgtctgctggTCATTCCACAGGTGGTCCTGCTGGGAAAGTTTAATGGGCAGGGGCTGGGGCCCGACCATGAGCTACTGGTGCGCTGCACCAAAGGCCAGGAGTATGTCAAGGTGATATTGAAGAGAATAACAATGTGTTAATACACGTGTGTTAATGTATTACTTAAATATtctaaaataagaaaagaattTGTTATCACACATGTCAGGTTGTTTGTTTCCTTGAAGAAATTCTTGTGGTCTCAGTGGCCTTTGGAAAATTTGCCATTTGAATTTTTGGAGTAGTGTGAAGGGAgccattgtttttctgtgtgtgtgatctcatACTGGTGATGAGCCAGAAGCAAAACAGGATCAGCTGATTATTTGTTAAATCTTTAGAAAGCGATAGCATCTGAAGATGGCTCCTCACGTGTCCAACAGAATAATTCCATACACCGCGGGAGATAAcatcttcattttcacacacattcaacctGTGTTACTGTTCCAGGTTGTTCTCAGTGGAGGCAGGATGGTGGGTGCGGTGCTGATCGGGGAGACAGACCTGGAGGAGACCTTTGAGAACCTGATCCTCAACCAGATGGATCTGACCCCGTatggagaggagctgctcaACCCCAACATTGATATAGAGGACTACTTTGACTGAGCACGATGGGGGCAATTTAGGAGCACGCTGAGCAATGAAAATTCACCGGCCATCCAAGGTAGATGACACTGATCGATAACCTGAAGGATGTCTAGGTTCTCATGCCTTCATGGCCATGTCAAGTCATTATCTTGTTTCTTGTTAAAGGTATATTGTacaggattttcctaaaaaacaaTGTCTCAATCAACACTTCCCACCCACTAGAAGTGCGTGGCAGCGTATtaatctgcagagaccctgctCTCTCGTTGTATTTCCCTATCTTGCTGTGGTTGGGATGTTTCTGAGCATCAGCCTTTGCGCAGTGGGTGTGTtgcccccagccaataacagtgcGCAGGGTGTGAGGTCGGGcccctgtctgtgtctcccccctctgctctctgtctgtgttgtgaatGTGGACAGACCTGCGGGTCTGTGTCTGCTTGACCGAGGGCGAGGCCGAactacacacacgcagagcagaGAGGCGACAGCAGAGAAACGTCTACATGCATTCTGGCAGACGACACAACATCTTTTCCTAACCCTAACAAGTCGTTTTGGTCTCTAAACCTAACCATTTTGGGGGTGTATCATGTAGTAGGCGTTTCCTGTTtctactgtgtgtctgcagataGACCTAGTCGACAGCAGACAGGATGAAGCCTGCGCATTGGCTGCGCTCACACAGAATCCGGCAATGCGGCACCTTCTTTCAGGGTTGTGCAGAGGTGTGGGCGTGTTTATGTGGGATTTAAAAGGTAACGTTGTGAAGCAGTTAGAAAATAAGGTTTTATTTCTGTGATTCACTGATTTGTTCTTTCTAATGCCATGGAGGAGGGGCCAACTTTGAATGATTCACTTACAAAGAACAAAGGACAAATCCTGCGTAGTATACTTTCACTGCACTTGTATACTAAAGAAtatatttttgctttaaaataaattattttcaaaACCAAGAGCACTAAATTAGTGTTTGAGTGATATGTTTAGAAAAGCCCTTTTTTAATTTGGCATGAATACAAATCCATTGTTTTCATAAAGTGTGAGAGACACACTTGCACGGATGAGACACTGAGGCTTTTTTACCCAGAAGAACGGGATGTGTTCAACAATGCATGgtggtaaaaaataaaaagaaaagaaaatcctgTTGTCTTAGTGACGCTTGATCAAATTTCTAACTAAACAGCAGCTGCGGCTCCTCCTTCGCCTCAGCAGGCGTTTATAGAGCGTGCACAGTGTTGTCTATTGTTCCTTGGATGTGTTGCTCTTGGGGATGCTGCTATTTGAAAATCAACTTTTGAAAGGACAAGAAACATTAGCGGTAACGTGGAAAGAGTTCTCTCCACAAGGACAATTTCAAAGACTGGAGGTAAACCGGTTTTCCTGTAGATATGTGTTTTATAGGGTAGACAAGCAACAGGAAGCTGCCCACACTGATTTATCTTCTCCCATTGGCTGATAAAAGTTGGCATGGCAACCTTGTGGTGTCACTCATTGAGCACTATGCAAAACGAGTAAGGTTTGTAATGCAAGAAAAAGTGTATAATAGCCTGCAGGGAATGGGGCCGTGTTGCAGTTCTTTTCCCTAATTTCCATCTGTGCAATTAAGTCATGAGTCTCCAAAAGAGACTGAAGAAATAAGGGCAATAAACACGAATAAAAAGCACTTATTTCCCTAAGGAGCATGCTGATAAGGTAAGATGGCTGTCCAGCAGGAAATGACCAGCTGATTGCTCTGGGAAGCTCTCCCAAGAGTAAATGTGTACCTGTGTGGGTGGAGAGCAGGGCATTGTTCACCAGGTGAGTCAACACTGGCCACAGTGGCACATGTCAAGATAAAGTTCAAGTCTCTATTGgatacagacagcagctgtatgGAGGGCAGGACACATGGCACATGAAGATCCCATGTCGtgttttatacagtatgtgaccAAGCAAAGAGGCAGATCTGGCATGAATTCAGATGCCAGCGTGGAACTGACATTAAATGGTCATACTGACTTGTGGGCAAGATGGAAATACACCTGGGTGTCATTATTAATATAGAGTATATTTAGATATATATTTACAAAGGCTAATCTTCTGCTGATGGAAGTCTAGaagagtctctctctctgtttctgataTCAGAATTGTAATTCCAAGAATCTAAGATTCTAAAAATGGAAGGAAACATCCATCCTGCTCACGATGATGAGCCCAGAAAAACACCTAAATTTCTCTCTGTGACATGAAATTGCACGTTCGCACACTGTCTGTCATTCAGTtcatatgtgtaaaataaaataaaagctttatgTTGACGTGAGGACAGCCTTTTCCAATATGTTGCtactgcacaaacagcagaaatacattttgtgttcaCAAAAGCATAACCTTTCTCGTTTTCCCTTTACAACTAACATTTGAGGTGTGCGTGTATGAGGTCAGAAAGCCGGATTAATTTGAGTTCAAATGGGTTTAAACTCTCTGTCGGACTACGGCCTCTCGCAGGTCTGACATTTAAAACGCTCAGACTTGCCACAAAGCTTATTTCATTCAAGTAGATTACGGATGTGACGCAGTGAGTATTACGCATTAAGTGTACGTTTTTGTGTATGTACCAAGGACCACCGACATGATTACACAATTGAGAAGTTTAAGTCATGAAAAAGCTCAAACTTCAAAGTCTCAAAATATGACATATGCCCACTAATACTTTCCATTTGTGCTCGTATGTATGTTACAActttatgtattttgtttttcgGTGGTGTCGGGCACTGAGACAACATTTTTCTAGATATTTTCAGTGATTAGGCTCCGCCGACGGTGCACGCTGGTGCCTGGAACATGCGCTCCCAGCGAATCTGTCGACTACCGGCATGCATCGGGAGAACATTTTTTCTCGGGTGGGTGGGATTTTTTGAGAGGCGTTGCCGCACACCGACCGCTCAAGGTCTATATACCCGCAgtttgtgacacattttcatacattGCGTGTTTTGCTACCACGTACGGTACGGTAATCGACAGAGTTCAAGATATTCCAAGCAGTAAAGTTTTATCCATGGCCAACTATATTCACGTACCCGACGAGGCTCCCGCTGTGCCCAAAATAGATGTGACAGTTGACGAAAGCGACTACAGATCCGGCGCATTAAAGCTGATCAAGGAGCTGAGACCGAGCTGGAAGCCATCCGAGGTCAAAGTGAAGGTACTATTTATTCCCTTTTAACCTTTTACAAATAGTCTGCTTGGTGTGGCATGTCTCCAAATTCGCCATAGCTTGTATATCCATTTCTTTGTAGCTAAAAGTTGTCCGAGCCGATGTTAGCTAGCAGCGTGTTCCCATATGAATAACCACACACTAACGTTCATTTATTCAATGAATAAATGGCTCACAAAACCAGCTAACGTCAATATAATGACACCACAGGCAGCTAAAATATCAAGAAGTAACTTAACGTTACGCTAATGTCACTATAAAGCAGCTATTAATAAGCCACAGACAGATAGAAGGTAATTTCCTCGTTATATTAACGTCACAGCTCCGAAGATACTGCGGTATTTTCCCTCGTTAGGGTTAATGTTTTGCCTTTGCAAATAGCATCTGCGTCAGCCCGGGTCATGATGCAGCAGTCGTAGCCTTTGGCGCAGTTTGCAAATGCAGGCGAACCTGTTCACCAGCGTAACTTCGGCGACGATGTACGGATATTAAACACACCTTGCTCTCTGTCGTTGTCGTGTAGGGAGCGAACCGATCGAAAGGTAACTAATAATCAAAGCCAGGGTTCTGTTTGGAGGTGGTGATACAGATAGAGGAGAGGTGTCTGACATCTCGGCCCAGAACTGTCATCATGCTGCGCAGCATTGACTGAGCCTCAGGGTACATGTCAGAGATTAGTAGAAATCCCTGGTCTATTCACAGATGACTAATAGATCATGGATATAAACTATTCCATGTATTTACTTTTCGCATGTGTCTTCCTGTAAGTGCTCTCTTCGGTCTACCAAACTCAAACAGGCCTAGTTCTCAAGTAAAGCTATCAGAAACTTATCTCCTAACATTTCATTATCCCAGAGAGTCACGACGGGACATGTGCTGAACATTACAGCCTGGGCTGATATCCAGAAAGTGATGAATTTTGCAGTGACTTATTTTCCTGTCCTTTTATCAGACTGGGGGTGTGGCTCTTGGTAAACAGTGAGGGTAGGAGCTGGTCACATGCTCCACCACCCTTGCTTATATTCATCAATGAGAGCAAAGTGGGAACTCAGCAAATGCCTGTCATTGCTTCCTCATGCAAAATAAAATTCCTGACAGTCCCATCGTTCTCAGCCAATCCCTTATAGAGTGAACAATTAGGGCTGGTATGTTAGcaccccccacctctccccaaAAATGTTcccagcttcacagcagaggcAGTTCAGCTTAAATCAAACCAGACAAGCCCTAATTTTTCATGGCTACATTCgttcctcttctctccattgTGTAGTTTGCCAGATCCAGACTCCTCCCAGAACTTATGTAACACCCAAAATAATGTAGATTTTAGTAGAGGGGTCTGACTCTAGATGTCAAGCTAGCTTGTTGAAGCAAAGTAcaaattctgatttatttttttcctcacctgctttcttctctttcttttatttgtctctgcagtttttcacaGATGGAATAACCAATAAGCTGCTGGGCTGCTATGTGGGTGCAGTCATGCAGGATGTGGTTCTGGTCCGTATTTATGGCAACAAAACTGAACTGCTGATTGACCgggaaaatgaagtgaaaagttTCAGGGTACTGCATGCACACCGCTGTGCCCCGCGCCTATACTGTACCTTCAACAATGGCCTGTGTTATGAATTTCTGCAAGGAACTGCTCTAGAGCCTGAGGACATTCGCAGCCAGCCTGTTTTCAGGTAACTAAAATGCTTTGTTATACAACAAAGATTCCTTAAGGGTCCATATAATGtaatatgtgcttattctgaatttgatgtcagcaacacgtttcaaacacgttgggacaggagcaactaaagactgggaaagttgtggaaagctccaaaaacacctgtttggaacattccacaggtaaacaggttgattggtaataggtgatagtatcatgactgggtataaaaggggcatcccggaaaggctcagttgttcacaagcgaggatggtgagaggttcaccactttgtgaacatgcACTTTGATGGACAGAGGACATGTGTTTGATGAACTGAAGTTCTTAAAATATAGAGATTTGTCCTgatgtcacattaaaacattgttaTTAGGTCTAAGTGTATCCTTATGAACAGGTCAGTTTCTTacctaatgaaaacataaaacctgtatttatttaaattcattGCCCAGTGGCTGCGTGCTGCTCTAATTCATATTcccctgttttctgtcttctctatCTTGCAGGCTCATTGCCAGGCAGCTGGCCAAGTACCACGCCATCCATGCCCACAATGGCTGGGTGCCGCAGTCTGATCTGTGGCTGAAGATGGGCAAGTACTTTGCTCTCATCCCCAAGTGCTTAGAGGACCCTGAGCAAACTGCCAGGTGAGGCCATATCGAATCTTTTAATTACTGAAATCTGCCAGACCTTTAGAAgtggctgcttttctctgatgcCATCTAAATGTTTCAGTACATTAATGAATGTTTGAAAGCCTAATTCAGTTTCATTGTCACAGTCCTGGCTGacaaaagtgtttaaaaaaagtcagACAGTTCATGTTCAGTTCATATGCAGGCTTTATATAGACTATATTTACACCAATAAAGATGCATAATACTACTTAGGCCGAATTCATTACTAATTTCAAAGCCTAACTAAAGAGCTACAAATGAGGCAAGAATGAAGCTTTAAAAACTAGTGTactcattgaaaatgtaaagCGGGAGTATAAAGTAACTTGACTACACTAATTACATTGTTATGTAGTATGTGGCTTTGCCTCTTGCATATTTATGCTCTTGGTTGTCTCCATGTGGAGCTATGACCCCCTACCTCTCTTATCAGTGAGTCACAAATGATCCAAACAACCTCACGAGTAATGGCACAACACAAGTGTTTATTATCAGTTGTACATGTCTGAGGAGGTACGTAAGTTTCCTTTCATATGCTCAGCAGGTATCACTTCACTTTATAGCCGTGGCATTCTGATAACACAAAGGAGTGAATTTCCCTCTAAACACAATGACACATAAGAGTATTATCCTGAAAATATATGTTGCTGCCTTCAAGAACCAACACAATTATCTACTCACACCATCTGAATACAGGAAGACTCAGTGGATTAACTTGGAAACTCGTAGGATAGCAGTTATATCATTATGTGTGCGCTAATGATTTTACTTTGCACTGCTTTGAGGGGCAGTACAAAGCAGAATCGGCTGCTTTGCCTTTTGAATTTTAGCATTAACATGTGCCTCAGCAAATGTTCTAATCTAATCAAATCTATTGTAGACCCGCACGCTGTAGCAATGTTTGCGTATTTCATGTTGAGggacagtgaagacaaactgtgtgaatgttaagcctcatttgacGGCAGTGAAATAACCAGTGtagtagctttttttttttttttttttttttgtaacgtTGCTTTTTATGTCgtctccacacttcatactaCAACCCAAGCTCAGCTGGCTTTGTTGTTACATGAAAGCCCATGTGTGTGcgttgctgctgtatgtaagtGCGCTCGATAGACATGCCCTGTGTTGCACTTATATAATATGCTTTAGGGTTTCtaccaaataaatgctgtttcaatgCCTAATCCTGCCCCTTGTCTATCTCTGAGAATGATTGACATTACATTCACCGATTAACCTCCAGTATCGGACGGGTTACTGCTTccaaagtaaaaaacaaaaccaaaaaaatcccACTGTGATATATATTCTAGGTCATATCATCCACCCCTAGCGGAATGGATCATTAA contains:
- the pyroxd1 gene encoding pyridine nucleotide-disulfide oxidoreductase domain-containing protein 1 yields the protein MADKKEKTFRFVIVGGGIAGVTCVEQLSSLIPSADVALITAGPHIKAVTNYKQVSKTLEEFDVEERPSSVLEEKYPNLTVIHSAVKSLHAQSHSVETADGRIFGYETLCICSGGRPKLLTKDNPFVLGIRDTDSAQEFQKRLCTAKRIVVVGNGGIALELVFEVEGCEVIWAVKDKAIGNTFFDAGAAQFLIPSLEADKPERAAACKRPRYTTEEPAPGAAQTFTADRHARGSGSGPTEAGSALGPDWHEGIVLRGAEQVSRRVSVEYQCEVEKIFTSEELLNSPQQTLGPENGGSWPLYIQLTNGKTFGCDFIVSATGVVPNTEPFLPGNKFALADDGGLQVDDHMRTSEPDVYAAGDVCTACWEHSPLWQQMRLWTQARQMGWHAGRCIAAHVLSEPIELDFCFELFSHVTKFFNYKVVLLGKFNGQGLGPDHELLVRCTKGQEYVKVVLSGGRMVGAVLIGETDLEETFENLILNQMDLTPYGEELLNPNIDIEDYFD
- the etnk1 gene encoding ethanolamine kinase 1; the protein is MANYIHVPDEAPAVPKIDVTVDESDYRSGALKLIKELRPSWKPSEVKVKFFTDGITNKLLGCYVGAVMQDVVLVRIYGNKTELLIDRENEVKSFRVLHAHRCAPRLYCTFNNGLCYEFLQGTALEPEDIRSQPVFRLIARQLAKYHAIHAHNGWVPQSDLWLKMGKYFALIPKCLEDPEQTARLNVEVPSLLCLREELVWLQQSLSVLGSPVVLCHNDLLCKNIIYNEEAGNVKFIDYEYAGYNYQAYDIGNHFNEFAGLNEVDYSNYPDRAFQLQWLHSYLEAYKEYKGQGSDVTDREVEILYVQVNRFALASHFFWGLWALIQAKFSNIDFDFLGYAILRFNQYFKMKLEVAALNLPE